The following are from one region of the bacterium genome:
- a CDS encoding OsmC family protein produces the protein MIVLNWIKELQFEAEDEKGHKIIVDTARESGGLDEGITPLQLLLVSLAGCMAMDIVAILRKKGGRIDKFQMILDGKRADENPRQYTKITYQIKCEGDYKREDLVRAYELSRDKFCSALATVKNPPEFEFLI, from the coding sequence ATGATCGTGCTCAACTGGATAAAAGAATTACAGTTCGAAGCAGAGGATGAAAAAGGCCACAAAATAATTGTCGATACGGCCAGAGAAAGCGGCGGTCTTGATGAGGGCATCACGCCTTTGCAGTTATTGCTCGTCTCGCTGGCCGGCTGTATGGCTATGGACATCGTCGCGATCCTGCGCAAGAAAGGCGGCCGGATCGACAAGTTCCAGATGATCCTTGACGGCAAGCGGGCCGACGAGAACCCGCGGCAATACACGAAAATAACCTACCAGATAAAATGCGAAGGCGATTACAAAAGGGAAGACCTGGTCAGGGCCTATGAACTGTCGAGGGATAAATTTTGTTCAGCGCTGGCGACGGTCAAAAACCCGCCAGAGTTTGAATTTCTAATATAA
- a CDS encoding TlpA disulfide reductase family protein, whose amino-acid sequence MIKKRNLIAAALLITVIIACGGRKNGSGENSGFTLPSISGEQVGFADYKGKVVVLDFFATWCGPCRSEIPHLVDIYNRNKDRGFVILGISLEDEATLTNFRDENNITYPILLGNREVFNQYNVSPIPHTIFFDKKGKQRKVQIGFAPQLIPEFESLIETMLNE is encoded by the coding sequence ATGATCAAAAAAAGGAATCTAATCGCCGCAGCATTGCTGATTACGGTGATCATTGCCTGCGGTGGGCGAAAAAATGGTTCGGGCGAAAACAGCGGTTTCACTTTGCCCTCGATCAGCGGTGAACAGGTCGGTTTTGCTGATTATAAAGGAAAAGTAGTTGTCCTGGATTTTTTCGCGACCTGGTGCGGTCCGTGCCGAAGCGAGATCCCGCATCTGGTTGATATATACAACAGGAACAAAGACCGCGGTTTTGTCATACTGGGTATCAGTCTTGAGGATGAAGCGACACTAACGAACTTTCGCGATGAAAATAATATTACCTACCCGATATTATTGGGCAACCGGGAGGTTTTTAACCAGTATAACGTTTCGCCTATCCCCCATACGATATTTTTCGACAAGAAAGGAAAACAAAGAAAGGTTCAGATCGGATTCGCGCCCCAGCTGATCCCTGAATTCGAATCGTTGATTGAAACGATGCTCAACGAGTGA
- a CDS encoding thioredoxin domain-containing protein, which translates to MIKELTDNDFWQEVEKSSVPLIVDFWAIWSQSCMMVSQTIEELSKKYDGKFAFGKVNVDNEIKTANDCDIQNIPTIIIYSNGSELERMIGTVTKKILAGKLKKLKPKKTRKVSK; encoded by the coding sequence ATGATCAAAGAACTCACTGATAATGACTTCTGGCAGGAAGTTGAAAAATCCAGCGTTCCATTGATCGTTGATTTTTGGGCTATCTGGTCTCAGTCGTGCATGATGGTTTCGCAGACCATAGAAGAGCTGTCAAAGAAGTATGATGGCAAGTTCGCATTTGGGAAAGTCAATGTCGACAACGAGATAAAAACCGCGAATGACTGCGATATTCAGAATATCCCGACGATAATTATCTATTCCAATGGTTCAGAGTTGGAAAGGATGATTGGCACGGTGACCAAAAAAATTCTGGCTGGCAAATTGAAAAAATTGAAACCTAAAAAGACACGCAAGGTGTCTAAATAA
- a CDS encoding ArsR family transcriptional regulator, giving the protein MRKKIPELHYRSSRICRVLGNPTAYEVLKALGRAAMKPTEIAQEMRLSVPTISVVLRSLRQLDIVRYENLVSGKMYSIKDPTILSVMNQLETLVKRLKTVDY; this is encoded by the coding sequence GTGAGAAAAAAAATCCCAGAATTGCATTACCGCAGCTCCAGGATCTGCCGGGTATTGGGAAACCCAACTGCCTATGAAGTTTTGAAAGCGCTGGGCCGCGCTGCCATGAAGCCAACTGAGATCGCGCAGGAAATGCGTTTAAGCGTGCCAACCATCAGCGTGGTCTTGCGGTCTTTACGTCAGCTTGATATTGTGCGGTATGAAAATCTGGTCAGCGGTAAAATGTATTCGATCAAAGATCCGACTATCTTATCGGTCATGAACCAGCTCGAAACGCTGGTCAAACGATTGAAGACGGTTGATTATTGA